The DNA sequence TTTAATGAATGGTCATTTTCCGGCGGGGAGGATCGGGAAGTAATCGAGTGCAATCGGATGGCGTTCGAACTAATCTGTACAGCAGATCAGCAGATCGCATCGATCGGGTGGCGATTTCGTACAGCAATCGAGTATCGTTTTTCGATCTTTTTTTCGATCAAGGCAATTTCTAAACGATCAAGAGTCGACTGGTACATGATCTTTTCACGATTTCTTCACGAACCCTTGCCAACCGACCGCTACTCATTTTTTTACATATCAAAAATATCGGATAAAAAGTCCGTGCATTGCCGATCAAAGTAGACCTATAACGATCTATTGCTCATCAAGCTCGATCAGATACCAACCATTTTCCAATTTCTTGTCAATATTAACTCGACCCCCACCCGGCGGTCGCACGAACGCAGTCGATAACCCACGGTCGGTAATTgatcaaacatttatacaaattaaagacATAAGACTAATCATCCCGACCACACTAGTCCAGTTCCCGAACAATGGTTTGGGAACGTTCGGGTCGATCCTGTCGGCCTTGTGAATCTAGCATTAGCAGAATCTATGTAATGTGGCATAAATGAGGTGtgccaataaaatttgaaaatattttttccaaactgATGGAAATGTGATGTATTCGTTGAAAATTTCGTTTTTCTTTGCCAGTTTCTGTATGTCAGATATTCGTTTTGGTGTGCCTATGAAAACCTAAGTCCAACGTATACATCACATGTTATGTATCATATACGTTTCATGCGCGTGCTATTTTCGATCGAATTTTTCACTCGTGTTATATATTCATTCTGTGACATATACGGCTCAACAGGGTTCTTAACTGCATTCTCCTCCTAAAGTCActtcacaatttttttaaatacaaaacattatctATATGTGGTAACAATTTTGAAGTTATATATAAACCATTTATTAACGCCATAAACTAAAACTTTATGAAGCAGTAAAATACTAAGTATACTTAgctgtaataaataaaaaataaaacgggTACATTTAAGGACTTCATTGGAGACATAATTAAGGTGGACATTTTAAAGTTGTTGTTCTATTGTTGGAAAGCATGCTTGATATTTTAGTCCAGATTAAAAGTAAATATTATCAATGGCCATTGAAAAGTCTGTGTTAGTTAACAGCGCCAGTAACAAATGCGTCAGGAATGTTCATTAACGAAACAAATGATCTTAAAAGTGGTACATGGCGTAGGAACAATGACTAGACAAAATATGATTTATAGACAATTACTAAAATGAAAAAGTGAAGTATCTAATCACAGAGACATGCAAACCTAACGAAAAATCGTACGTTAATACATTCAATATAAACTGTCAAATATTATATGGAGCTGCCCTGAAAATATCCCGCTCGCTCTCAATCtgtctaaactatcaaaggttcTTTTCCTTCTAAACTTGCCCTTCCTTAGTGATTTCGGTCACTTATTGCTTCAGTGCTGCATAAAACTTAATGAATTGCcaaagatttttattttgattaataaGTTAGGAAGAACtgaaatactgactgaatagctaaacCTCTACAAACCAAACGAAAACCGTGTTTCTTtccatatttttaaacattttttaatttcgtCGTGTCTATTTTTGGTATAGGTTTCATACATCCTTAAGTTTACGGCATAGATTCATTTCCAACTGTATGCGATAAAGAGGCTACAATAAATAGTCCGCCATGTGTAAGCTTCGGCGCAGTTGTTTTTAAGAGTACACAATATCAGACAAAATTTTCAGAGAGAAAGAGAAACTATTTATTTATCTACACTTACTTTTCATTACCTTAGtagtataattcatgaaaatatatgaGATATGTGGACAATcacattaatatctttttgttcAATTATTGTCGGTGTTTTGGGTATTTCTGTAAACAATGGTAAATACGAGGATATAAATATTGTTATCCAAGACACTGTTACAGAGAATGAAATACTCCTAGAAAGAATTCAGGTAAATATTTTCGTATGGTTCAATTTCACACTGACACCGGACACGGGTGCAGGTCATATGTCGACATTTCTGCTTTCTTTGATGGAGGAAGGCACCAGGTGACCCTTCGTGCAATATTTCAAGCACGGATGGGTACTTGGGTACTTTAAATAACGCCTGTGGGAAGAGAAATATGAGagaaattataattattaagtaaatatacaaactgtataaaaattaaaagataccCATATATCGCAAGATGATTATGATTTAAAATAGCGAACTGTGGTTGATTTTTAATATGGaataaaagttattattttgataataaattaatgttttatcaATAATAACTTATAACTGAAGTCTCGGCTTTGCTTTACAGGAAGTATTTAACAAAACATCGCAGATGCTTTTTCAAGCGTCCAAACAACATGTTTATTTCGGACAAATCAATATCATATTACCCAAAACTTGGAGTTGGAAACCGGAATATATAGGTATCCCAGCACGGTCTGAACTAGAGTCCTATATTACTGTTGAAGAAGGAAAAGTTAAATCTCCTCACACAAAACGAAAGAGAAAGAAATGCGGCTCCCCGGGACGTTACATATATCTACACACCGACTTTTTGTTTACAGAAGGAAAAACTAAGTGGGGATATCATGGTTAGTACATTTTTGATACTATCTAAACAGTTTTTCTATTATGAATTACGTTATAAATTCGCTAATTTACACGAGTTTCTACCGTTTAAACGTGTCCAGTTTTCGGTAGTTTGAATTCTTTCTAAAACTTGTCCTTTAGTGAACACGTACACAATATCAATCATTCTTTGTATAGAGCACGTTCTAGTACACGAGTGGGGACATTTTAGATGGGGCCTGTTCGAGGAATACAGTACGAGAAAAAAGGGACGATTTTATCTGGACAATGGTGTTTGGAATCCAGTGAGGTAATTAGAATTTTCGACAATCAATTCTGttgcatttctttttataaaatacgATTAATGTTATCGTAGGAAGGTATAATTTACACTAGTActaataatgatttaaaaacaaGTGTCTCAAGAGAATAAACATTTGAAggatgtatataaaatataagcTTAAGGTCTCTTTATGTTGCATGTCCCGAACGTGAAGTAATTCTTTATGAAACAGTTTTAGATTTGTGTCAGTGAATCAGTGTTGTTATCGTTtattatggagtccattcaatgtagTTCTACTTCTTGAGGCATGAGGGATGTTGGACATTCCATTTAAACTCTTGAACAGATTCAAGCAAACTATATATCGGCTATTCGTTTGCTTGGATGAGTTCCATTCTTCCAAACATCCAAATAACGTTCTTATAGATCTAATTGatttaactttgaaatgaatTATTATTTGGCATCAGAATTGCGAAAACTCTCCGTCCAAATATGTGTCCCTTTCTTCTCTTATAACAATTTAATATAGGTGCAGTGAGAGCGTGAGTGGGAAGGTTGGTAAAGGAACTCGATGTAATAGGGCAGCGTCAGAATGTGATACAACAGACACGGAACAGGTGATgaacaaaaattgtaaattttgtccAGATGAGGCCCAGACAGAATCGAGAATGAGTTCAATAATGGCATTCAACTGGGTGGATGCGGTATGTGTGTtatgtattttataatttctAGTTTAAGTAGCATGTTGCTGTAAAAGTAGAGCTATTATTAGCTGAATTTACAGAAGTTCTAGTTTTTTACCCTGCTTACTTTAAACAGCTTGGTAATAGTTTCGCATAAAAATGGAATGACTAACACTTATAATTATAGACTCGTTCAAAGTCACTTTATAATGTAAAGcagaaatgttaaaagaaaaatattccatttatatttttgtaaaccttTACATTAGGTATCTACGTTTTGTGACAAAGGAGACGATGAAACTGTTTCAGTACATCAAAGACACAACAGCAAGGCCCCTAATAAACACAATTCGAAATGCGGTGGTCGAAGTGCTTGGGAAGTGATGAGAGACCACGATGACTTCAAAGCTGGTAATCAAAGACATTAAGATATAAATGCACTTGGAAAACGTTTCATGCTTTTCTTTGAATTTAAACCGTTTTAAACTGTTTGCAGATGGTTTTATTGTACTATCGCATCATTTTATTTACTAGTAATACAGTGAATTTCCATGTGATGCGCGGTTCGAGATATATCATCATTTCAGGCTTAATTTTGGGGATTTAGTCTCACTCTAACACGTTGTGTTATAGAAGTTATATGTATACTTTTAGAACCGTTGCCAGCAAACACAGACACAACGCCGATATTCAATATACTGCGAGAAGGTGACAGCTATCGTGTGTTTGTACTAGATGTTTCCGGTAGTATGTCGGTAAATACCTATATCCAGTAAAAACCTTCAACTATTATGTTATTGGCATCATTTATGAAGTGTTCCTAATGTTACTACTTTCAGTTGTAGTTCAGCTGGAAAGTAAACACCGATTGAATAGGTGCAATGTCTTACTACAAACGCCCACCAGGATCTAAAGGTACAGGACAGTGTAACAATGAGTTATCCAAGCAAGCATTTAAGATATGCAATGTTAACAAAGGGCTCGATATGTCTACTACAGGAaacttcattttaatatatacaaCAAAGAAAGCCGATCATAATTATGTTCAATTAATAGAAGGCTGggcaacaaacaaaaatatccatACAAATACATTCAGAAGACCAATATCAAAGCAATTATAAGTCCAAGTAGGCTTTATGCCCTCGATGTCATTTAGTCTTCTACTTGTCCcttcagacacaatcaaagaggaactTTGTCGGGtcataaattcatattttaaaaataatttaaccgAAAATACTAAGAATATTGCCGTGATCTAGAGCCTTTCGAGTTCAAGCTATAAGAAGATCCTTCAGACGAAAAGagcgcaaccaagcaaaattataggactcggtttgatttaatttgttcatgagtttaatggaatatttttgcaACCTCCATCACTCTATTGTACTTACAATGAATGGGCTCCTTGACCACAAAGGACTAGAAAAAAACATCGTGTGCAAGTACGTGGTATCTTTTTACAGCCGACACACAACACtcctttatatttcatattaaaaaatgtgtagacAACTGTCCAAATAGCTAGTTATTTTGCATATTACATGGTTAAAAACACAAATGATCTTGTATATGTAGAGACATAAAGAGGTAATAGAAACAACTGGTTCAATATAACTTTCTATtgtgttaatcaatattcaaactttttgacaattattttagaaaataattatcagaagtaatatttaacaagaaattataatATTTGATGTACACAATGAAAAAGGTGGCAGGCACTTAAAAAACAAAGGGATAATGAGTCTTTAAAGACTTTGTCGTGATAGTTAATACAATCTATTGAAAGGTACTTCAAAGGTATATAACGgaacatacaaaaataaaactaaGTAATATATCAACAGACTAGTtttattcagttttgttatatacCTGTCACGAAAGtgtagaaatttaaaaacaaagccAAAACTACGATAATATAACACTACAGCATCTGACGATAGGAAAAACAGATTTATTACGTTCACTGAAGTCCCAACATCATATACTCTACAAACATGAAGTAAGGTCACATTGGTACAATGTGCCACTGTGCCGTACAATCCACCAAACTAAACAATCAACAAAACCAGCACCATACCCAAACAAATAAACCTACATGTCTTTTCTTATAGTCCGATATACTGGTATATTTTACATGTACACCAATCTCTtcataaatataagtatttacatttttcagCTCAATTTTGAACGATCAGGTTTTAACAcatcaaaagaaataaatgtcCTTACATCCCTTTACATACATGAAGAAATGCACTCATACATTCAGGAATTAAcattcatttatgttttgtttgttttcagggtGAAAGAATTGAAACGTTGTATCAAGCCTGTGAATATATAATCCAAACAAAGATTCCTGAAGATAGCTGGTTAGGTATTGTTTGGTTTACTAATTCTGCTTGGACCCAGATGAACATTACACAAGTTACATCACAGGATGTGAGGGATGCTCTTATTAATGCACTGCCACGGTCAACTTTTGGTGGTACATGTATTGGATGTGGTTTAGAAGAAGCTTTAAAGGTAACACATTGAGATAAAGAATACAATTGTTCTTTTCCAACACCTCTGTAtgctatcaaaatatatttttctaaacattCTGGTATCGAAATGAAAAGTACTCATGTCAGCAATTCACTAGTCAAGATGTTTCGACATGTGTCGATTATCATCTTTCTCCGCAAAAAAGCAATATTAAGTGATAAATTCCGCAGAAGTATATACCAACCTATACTCACCCCAAAAAAGATCGTATTGTTAAATGATACAGTTCCTTGCTAATGCATTATTTAAGACAAAATGGTTTAttctataaaataatataagataTAATAAATTCTTTCAAATAGTTTAGTATCAGATGCAGAGTGTTTTGGAAATTTTAATTTCCTAATGATAAGCCATCATTTGTTTGATAGATTTTGAAAACCCACAGTACTGACCCGGCCGGATCCGAAATCATAGTGATTTCCGATGGTAAAGACAATGGTCATATTAACCTTGATACGTCTGTCCAAAGTGCTGTAAATGCGAACGTAATCTTACACACCATTTCTATATCGCAACTTGCGGATATAAGAATGATATCCATGGCAACTGCAACAGGAGGCTTCCATATATCTTACCTCGAGGCCGGAACTATAAGTTTTGCTTCGACGTTTATGGAAATATTGTCAAGCGGAGTGACATCCTTTGCGACCGAATCAACAACGGTTTGTTGTATTTTTCTATAGTAAAAGTTTAGAAACAAGTTTAGTATAAGGCGTGCAAACTTTATCGCATGCAGTTCTTCACTTGTTCAAATAACTGTGAAATAGATTAAAACACGTGACTGAGTTGTAATCTAGCGCATGTACTGCTGGCTCCAGGAAAAATATATCGTTTTCATCTTCAAAAAGCGGCAGTAACCGGTCTGAACATTAATTCAAACCTTTCTTGCGTGCTTATTATTTATGtctttttatttattcttagatTTGCTGGTACCGGTCACAAttaatgacattttcattttatttgatgaatttcctTTTGCGTTTCTTTTACTATTAAATGTTgtgtatagaaaaaaatgaaatttcttttCTGAACGTATTATCATTATTCAGCTTTTGGCAGAGAAACTTGATTCCGTGACGTCAGATACCGTCTGGTTCAGTTTTGACATTGATAGCAGCGTTGGAATAAATACTACTGTCAGCATACTGCAGGGATCCTCCACGGATATAAGTATAGAGGTCCAAAGTCCAGATGGCATAGTTTATACAGAACAGACTACTGGAGACAGCCTGATATTGGATATTCCTGGCACAGCTGTGGTAAATGAATTATGACTATGTATTATCGAGCTTTAAAATGTACAACCAATTCCTCATATATCTGGTGGGTATGAATGTCTAAGTTAGTGCCATTTTACAGGTAGAAGTTGAACATTTGtatgaaaagaaaacattatattagataatatacatgtatagttaagaataaccaaACGACGAGGTACGCAAACATTGTATACTATGAACAAAAACTGCTGGACACAGCATCCTGAAACAGCAACCCCAAACTAATGTGTGTATGGATGAGCATTTTATTAACACATACACAAGCATACATAGCCAGAGTTAAACATGGGCAACGAGAACAAAAGAACAAATAAAGATACTTATGGGGCACCATCTTTGAACGCTCAGATGCAAAAATACTACTGGGAAGTATAAACTCAAATCGTACACTTAATCCCTACCATGTTtcaacatcaaaacaaaatagaGAAGAGTCATAGGAGGAATTGAACATAGCGAGAGTCTCAAATCGGGTCACCCTAAAATAGAAACTATAGACGAAAAAGtcatatttgcctttatcaaaggTTGAATATCAGGAGCAACACTTTTAAGGGTCCGATGAATTGCTGTAAATTAAGACACAGTGCATGTTTTTCATAAAACCATATACACTTACGTGATTCATTTACAGTTTAGGTATATCTACTAATCCTGAATTTAATTATCTTTTCATCTGGTTTTGTATTTCTATCACTAGTATTGTATTCGtgtttagtttatacattttgtgtgttattatcctcatgtatttaaaaatacaatggatttaaataaagtatctatctatctatctatctacctacctacctacctacctatctatcattttgtatatatttgcattttgcaGACAGGACACTATAATGCAACCGTTGTAACACAAACGTCATCGTCTTTCGAGTACTACGTATCGTCTTTACCTACAAGCCCTGAAGTTGTCCGTGTAGTTTCTTGGATTTCGCCAATAGATTTAGACTATCTTACTGGTGAATTGCCTGTGATCGAAGCTGATGTGATGAAAGGAAGAGCTGCTGTTTTAAATGCAGTTGTGACAGCAGTTATTGTGAACGATAACTCAGAATACTGCAATGTTACATTACTGGACGACGGAGCAGGTCAGAATACTTTTCATTTATTAGTGTAACAActcaattttgttatattttatggt is a window from the Mercenaria mercenaria strain notata chromosome 7, MADL_Memer_1, whole genome shotgun sequence genome containing:
- the LOC123553959 gene encoding calcium-activated chloride channel regulator 1-like, translating into MWTITLISFCSIIVGVLGISVNNGKYEDINIVIQDTVTENEILLERIQEVFNKTSQMLFQASKQHVYFGQINIILPKTWSWKPEYIGIPARSELESYITVEEGKVKSPHTKRKRKKCGSPGRYIYLHTDFLFTEGKTKWGYHEHVLVHEWGHFRWGLFEEYSTRKKGRFYLDNGVWNPVRCSESVSGKVGKGTRCNRAASECDTTDTEQVMNKNCKFCPDEAQTESRMSSIMAFNWVDAVSTFCDKGDDETVSVHQRHNSKAPNKHNSKCGGRSAWEVMRDHDDFKAEPLPANTDTTPIFNILREGDSYRVFVLDVSGSMSGERIETLYQACEYIIQTKIPEDSWLGIVWFTNSAWTQMNITQVTSQDVRDALINALPRSTFGGTCIGCGLEEALKILKTHSTDPAGSEIIVISDGKDNGHINLDTSVQSAVNANVILHTISISQLADIRMISMATATGGFHISYLEAGTISFASTFMEILSSGVTSFATESTTLLAEKLDSVTSDTVWFSFDIDSSVGINTTVSILQGSSTDISIEVQSPDGIVYTEQTTGDSLILDIPGTAVTGHYNATVVTQTSSSFEYYVSSLPTSPEVVRVVSWISPIDLDYLTGELPVIEADVMKGRAAVLNAVVTAVIVNDNSEYCNVTLLDDGADPDDTPDDGVYAGVIPRFCLLNGRVSAKVYALGESGISSVQDAFSGAWSPDLDEDVNPKVLQDNFQRVTLPNEILISNYESTIASQDITAPGRITDVSIIDISTENTQYGESRNFTITWTATGDDVNNGQATEYELRISDDINVLINNFSNAELLDVINANFTPKAAGEVEYIRIEIDAEESYTSATFFGVKAKDEAENAGAVSNIVFILVANGYRIKVEGDVVYSPTDVTDEDITQEEKDENLTGLAIGISCAAAAAVAIIAIIIIVYVKKQKAKESVNLPKYNHK